A region from the Desmospora profundinema genome encodes:
- the nikC gene encoding nickel transporter permease, which translates to MSLNAPTMPPESSSKGEQQHLESPFHDTWRSLLRHRSAVIGGVIILFLIMLALIAPLLLPYGYNQIDADARLQAPSAEHWFGTDDLGRDIFARVVYGARISLWVGFFAISGSIVAGSLLGLLAGYYGGWRDAVISRIFDILLAFPSILLAIAIVAMLGPNLQNAMIAIAIINVPTFGRLMRSRVMSVKNEDFVLAARAVGMRNSRILFQHILPNSWTPIMVQGTLGFATAVLEAAALGFIGLGAQPPDPEWGKMLADSRGFIQTAPWTMIFPGLAIMFTVLGFNLLGDGLRDVLDPRMKK; encoded by the coding sequence ATGTCTCTAAATGCTCCCACGATGCCACCTGAATCGTCCAGCAAAGGAGAACAGCAACATTTGGAGAGCCCATTCCATGATACATGGCGGTCCTTGTTGCGTCACCGCTCGGCTGTCATCGGCGGGGTTATCATCCTCTTCCTGATTATGCTGGCTTTGATCGCCCCGCTTCTCCTTCCTTACGGATACAACCAAATCGATGCCGATGCCCGTTTGCAAGCGCCGTCTGCGGAACACTGGTTTGGGACGGATGATCTGGGACGTGATATTTTCGCCCGGGTGGTGTATGGAGCTCGCATTTCGCTGTGGGTGGGCTTTTTCGCCATTTCGGGCTCCATTGTCGCCGGTTCACTTCTCGGCTTACTTGCCGGTTACTACGGCGGGTGGCGCGATGCGGTTATCTCACGGATTTTCGACATCCTGCTGGCGTTTCCGTCCATTCTACTGGCGATTGCCATTGTGGCGATGTTGGGGCCCAATCTGCAGAACGCCATGATTGCCATCGCGATTATCAATGTTCCTACATTTGGACGCTTAATGCGGTCCCGGGTGATGAGCGTCAAAAACGAAGATTTTGTTTTGGCCGCCAGAGCGGTGGGAATGCGGAACTCACGCATCTTGTTCCAACATATCCTTCCCAACTCGTGGACCCCGATTATGGTACAGGGGACCCTCGGCTTTGCCACGGCGGTTCTGGAGGCTGCTGCTCTCGGTTTTATCGGGCTGGGAGCCCAACCGCCGGACCCCGAATGGGGAAAGATGTTGGCCGATTCCCGCGGCTTCATCCAGACCGCACCATGGACGATGATTTTCCCCGGACTGGCCATCATGTTTACCGTATTGGGTTTCAACCTGTTGGGTGACGGTTTGCGTGATGTCCTGGATCCGCGGATGAAAAAGTAA
- a CDS encoding ketoacyl-ACP synthase III — MQSKATITALGTYTPERVVDNDYFESIVDTSDEWIVQRTGIRERRFAGEQEFTSDLCVAATEQLMRQYNQSVDDVDMIIVSTTTPDYAFPSVASRVQARLGIPHTGAIDLNATCAGFVYGLCMANALITAGMNRKVLVIGAETLTKATDYKDRTSCILFGDGAGAALVEYTEDAPGFLSTYIGPTQGEGGIHLYRTRHSAQMDGQPLTDHGLMVQNGREVYRWAVKTVPSGMHAVTQQAGLPLSDVDWFIPHSANARMIETICEKSGFPLEKTLMSLEKYGNTSSATIPLALEIGIREEKVQEGDTLLLYGFGGGLVHAGVLMKWAPGQKD, encoded by the coding sequence TTGCAATCCAAAGCGACGATCACGGCATTGGGAACCTATACACCGGAACGGGTGGTCGACAACGATTATTTTGAATCCATTGTAGATACCAGTGACGAATGGATTGTACAACGAACCGGGATTAGGGAGCGGCGCTTCGCCGGTGAACAGGAGTTTACATCGGATCTGTGTGTGGCGGCGACGGAACAGTTGATGCGACAGTACAACCAAAGCGTGGATGATGTGGATATGATCATCGTCTCCACCACCACCCCTGATTACGCGTTCCCCAGTGTAGCTAGTCGGGTCCAGGCCCGATTGGGGATCCCCCATACCGGCGCCATTGACCTCAATGCAACCTGTGCCGGCTTTGTATATGGACTCTGTATGGCCAATGCCCTCATCACCGCTGGAATGAACCGCAAGGTCTTGGTGATCGGAGCGGAAACCCTGACGAAAGCGACGGACTACAAGGATCGGACATCCTGTATCCTTTTCGGTGACGGAGCAGGTGCGGCTTTGGTGGAATACACGGAAGATGCTCCCGGATTCCTCTCCACTTATATCGGACCCACGCAAGGGGAGGGAGGCATCCACCTGTATCGCACCCGCCACTCCGCACAAATGGACGGCCAGCCATTGACGGATCATGGGTTGATGGTGCAAAACGGTCGGGAAGTGTATCGTTGGGCGGTCAAAACGGTTCCATCCGGGATGCACGCCGTTACCCAACAAGCGGGCTTGCCACTGTCCGATGTGGACTGGTTCATCCCTCACAGCGCCAACGCCAGAATGATCGAGACCATTTGTGAAAAAAGCGGATTTCCGTTGGAAAAAACGTTGATGAGTCTGGAGAAATACGGAAACACCTCATCCGCCACCATCCCCCTCGCTTTGGAAATAGGAATCCGGGAAGAAAAGGTTCAAGAAGGAGACACGCTTCTCCTGTATGGATTTGGAGGGGGACTGGTCCATGCCGGCGTCTTGATGAAATGGGCACCGGGCCAAAAAGATTGA
- a CDS encoding MerR family transcriptional regulator, whose translation MDSKTYRTGEFAARASITVRTLRWYDRIGLLKPSRTTTAGHRLYTDSDLGRLEQILALKFLGLSLDEIRECQQSESGNMSQSLLLQKKMLKERRAKIDRVIEAIDRIEQLADGEPDWESIIQVIRVIQMEPKKDWWKKYYSDEAAQKLEEWHKDYSEDDAWRDAARWKETIADLRKVMADGKSPDSSEAQDVARRWWALINEFTMGDQGILEGLQQAYQDEDSPWTKPTTDEEDKFIGQALEIYKQRRDNE comes from the coding sequence TTGGATTCAAAAACCTACCGGACCGGTGAATTTGCTGCCAGGGCGTCGATTACGGTCCGCACATTGCGCTGGTATGACCGGATCGGTCTCTTAAAGCCGAGCCGTACCACTACAGCGGGACACCGGCTTTACACGGATTCCGACTTGGGGCGTCTGGAGCAGATACTCGCCCTGAAGTTCCTGGGACTAAGTCTGGACGAAATCCGGGAATGCCAGCAGTCTGAGTCGGGCAATATGTCTCAGTCTCTCCTGTTACAAAAAAAGATGCTGAAGGAGCGGCGGGCGAAAATCGACCGGGTGATTGAAGCCATCGATCGGATCGAACAGCTGGCGGATGGCGAGCCGGACTGGGAATCCATCATCCAAGTGATCCGGGTGATTCAGATGGAACCGAAAAAAGATTGGTGGAAAAAATATTACTCCGATGAGGCGGCTCAGAAGTTGGAAGAATGGCATAAGGACTACTCCGAAGATGATGCTTGGCGCGATGCCGCCCGTTGGAAGGAGACCATCGCCGACCTAAGAAAAGTGATGGCGGATGGAAAGAGTCCCGACAGCTCAGAAGCGCAGGATGTGGCACGCCGTTGGTGGGCATTGATCAACGAATTTACCATGGGGGACCAAGGGATTTTGGAGGGACTCCAGCAAGCCTACCAGGACGAAGACAGTCCTTGGACCAAACCGACGACAGATGAAGAAGACAAGTTTATCGGGCAAGCATTGGAGATCTACAAACAGAGGCGAGACAATGAGTAA
- a CDS encoding MBL fold metallo-hydrolase, with amino-acid sequence MKPTRLFDWGYGVRMIDGYDLDMPGRTGIYVIEGEALTLVETGPAPSVPYIKAGLEELGYSLSDVRHIIVTHIHLDHAGGAGLLLKSCPRSDVVVHPRGQRHLADPSRLVKGAKMVYGEAFNRLFDPVVPVPEEKLTVKSEGDSLDLGGGRRLDFMDSPGHAAHHFSFFDSVSRGWFTGDTAGVRYHHTQDLGFTFYLPSTSPNQFDPDAMKQSMKRMADRSPDRLFFGHFGMSDEPRKVFRKVSAELDHFMAIGREAVAAGEGADGIRKRLVEHYRAALGNRGCGEDHPIWEPLELDLKVCAMGVEWYLLQQKKKA; translated from the coding sequence TTGAAACCGACCCGCTTATTTGACTGGGGATACGGGGTTCGTATGATCGATGGTTATGACTTGGATATGCCGGGGCGTACGGGGATATACGTGATCGAAGGAGAGGCGCTTACATTAGTGGAAACGGGTCCTGCTCCTTCCGTTCCTTACATAAAAGCCGGATTGGAGGAGCTCGGTTATTCGCTGAGCGATGTCCGGCACATCATTGTCACCCATATTCACCTGGATCACGCGGGAGGAGCAGGTTTGCTTCTGAAAAGCTGTCCCCGTTCGGATGTGGTGGTTCATCCGCGCGGACAACGCCATCTAGCCGACCCTTCACGGTTGGTGAAAGGGGCGAAAATGGTATACGGGGAGGCTTTTAACCGTTTGTTTGATCCGGTCGTGCCGGTGCCGGAAGAAAAACTAACGGTGAAAAGTGAAGGGGATTCCCTTGATCTCGGGGGAGGGCGACGCCTGGATTTTATGGATTCGCCGGGTCATGCCGCTCACCACTTCTCTTTTTTCGATTCAGTCAGCCGGGGGTGGTTTACCGGAGATACGGCCGGTGTGCGCTATCATCACACGCAGGATCTCGGTTTCACCTTTTATCTGCCGTCCACTTCCCCGAACCAGTTTGATCCTGATGCGATGAAACAATCCATGAAACGCATGGCCGATCGATCGCCGGACCGCCTTTTCTTCGGTCACTTCGGGATGTCAGACGAGCCGCGGAAGGTATTCCGCAAAGTAAGCGCGGAGTTGGACCATTTCATGGCGATCGGGCGTGAGGCGGTTGCAGCCGGTGAAGGGGCGGATGGCATCCGGAAGAGACTGGTGGAACATTATCGTGCCGCTTTGGGCAATCGGGGGTGTGGAGAAGATCACCCCATATGGGAACCGCTGGAGTTGGATTTAAAGGTGTGTGCGATGGGAGTGGAATGGTACCTTCTACAGCAAAAAAAGAAGGCATGA
- a CDS encoding glutaredoxin family protein gives MKVTVYSKPHCLECNMVKRLLNDYRVEYEVKDCGSHPEYLEEVKEMGFLGVPVTVINGVPIQGLQPVELLKRLQLS, from the coding sequence ATGAAGGTGACCGTTTATTCGAAACCGCATTGTTTAGAATGCAACATGGTGAAACGCTTGCTAAATGATTATCGGGTCGAGTATGAAGTGAAGGATTGTGGATCCCATCCGGAATATTTGGAAGAAGTGAAGGAGATGGGCTTTTTAGGCGTCCCCGTAACCGTAATCAACGGAGTTCCCATCCAAGGTTTGCAGCCGGTGGAGTTGCTGAAGCGGCTGCAATTATCATAG